The following proteins come from a genomic window of Hymenobacter canadensis:
- the ribH gene encoding 6,7-dimethyl-8-ribityllumazine synthase yields MATALKNLSDYNSDHFIDISDKRFGLVVAEWNREITDTLAQGAYDTLIKHGAKEENIFRNTVPGSFELTLGAQLLAQHEQIDAVICLGVVIKGETKHDDYICHAVASGITNVGLKFNKPVIFGLVTTNTLEQAWDRAGGKHGNKGVEGAVAAIHMLSF; encoded by the coding sequence ATGGCAACTGCCCTCAAAAACCTGAGCGACTACAACTCCGACCACTTCATCGACATTTCCGACAAACGGTTCGGGTTGGTAGTGGCCGAGTGGAACCGCGAAATCACAGACACCCTTGCGCAGGGCGCCTACGACACGCTCATCAAGCACGGCGCCAAGGAAGAGAATATCTTCCGCAACACGGTGCCCGGCAGCTTCGAGCTGACGTTGGGCGCGCAGCTGCTGGCCCAGCACGAGCAGATTGACGCCGTCATCTGCCTGGGCGTGGTCATCAAGGGCGAAACCAAGCACGACGACTACATCTGCCACGCCGTGGCCAGTGGCATCACCAACGTGGGCCTCAAGTTCAATAAGCCGGTCATCTTCGGGCTGGTGACCACCAACACGCTGGAGCAGGCCTGGGACCGGGCCGGTGGCAAGCATGGCAACAAAGGAGTGGAAGGCGCTGTGGCCGCCATTCATATGTTGAGCTTCTGA
- a CDS encoding PLD nuclease N-terminal domain-containing protein gives MNKLKTLSRRLPVGMLSLAMAFSLLLSSCAGRSSNGNVTIFGVFYIILAVAAFLSLIKQDWSTGKKIIWGLIIWFFPFGGSIIYFLFSGRR, from the coding sequence ATGAACAAACTCAAAACTCTTTCCCGCCGCCTGCCGGTCGGGATGCTTTCCCTGGCCATGGCCTTCTCGCTGCTGCTCAGCAGCTGCGCCGGCCGCAGCAGCAATGGCAACGTCACCATCTTCGGGGTGTTCTACATCATTCTGGCCGTAGCCGCTTTCCTGAGCCTGATCAAGCAGGACTGGTCGACGGGCAAGAAGATCATCTGGGGCCTGATCATCTGGTTCTTCCCCTTCGGTGGTTCCATCATCTACTTCCTGTTCTCAGGTCGTCGCTAG
- the rnr gene encoding ribonuclease R, translating to MKRKDDSAAPRADRAKAAPGSPDAALISQDLVFRIFRDNPEKVLAYRQISRRLGVTTREQRDEVFGHLKALKKAGLLTLVQNDEYRLTDPGAAPVATAAAGRNPRRNEAAPARRSARSPEAEFGQDPLVHRRREAGFDFPDADNATDSRRRHDSHADTIVGKVALATDKFAFVISEESESDVRVFTDRLRFAMQGDTVRLRLRGSRDGRPVGDVVEVLQRVRPEVVGRLQVRGGIGFVKPDNRKMYFDVFVPFENLNGAVDGEKVLVRVTEFPEDASRSPMGEVVRSFGQAGANEAEINAIMAEFGLPFEFSAEVEEESESISEAIPASEIERRRDFRHITTFTIDPADAKDFDDALSIQKLENGHWEIGVHIADVTHYVRPGTALEEEAKHRATSVYLVDRVIPMLPERLSNGLCSLRPNEDKLTFSAVFELDENGKLYESWFGKTIIHSDRRFAYEDAQERIEGLESDYTAEVQLMNSIAKKLCAQRFKQGAISFETQEVKFRLDENGKPLGVFVKERKDAHKMIEEFMLLANRKVAEFVFKLKARKPRFTMVYRVHEAPDPDRLQTFALFAKKFGHSLDLTNPKKISTELNDLSMEVMGRPEQNVLQTLAVRTMSKAIYTTEPLGHFGLAFEHYSHFTSPIRRYPDMMAHRLLEHYLEGGKNVDVEPVEEECKHSSEREKVAASAERASIKYKQVEFMSEVIGETFTGVVSGLTERGMYVEIEENKCEGMVRLSEIPGDHFELDRDNYRIVGQRSKRIIQFGDELQVIVKSANLLDRTIDFELVDNRPDAVKQRELQERRENSKPRGYRPERSSGGGGRPGGDKGKRRR from the coding sequence ATGAAAAGAAAAGACGACTCCGCCGCCCCCCGCGCCGACCGCGCGAAGGCAGCCCCCGGCAGCCCTGATGCTGCCCTCATTTCCCAGGACCTGGTCTTCCGCATCTTCCGCGATAATCCCGAGAAGGTGCTGGCCTACCGCCAGATTTCCCGCCGCCTGGGCGTCACGACCCGTGAGCAGCGCGACGAAGTATTCGGCCACCTCAAGGCGCTGAAGAAAGCCGGCCTGCTGACGCTGGTGCAGAACGACGAGTACCGCCTCACCGACCCCGGTGCTGCGCCCGTGGCTACCGCCGCCGCCGGCCGCAACCCGCGCCGAAACGAGGCCGCGCCCGCCCGCCGCAGTGCCCGCTCCCCCGAGGCCGAGTTTGGCCAGGACCCGCTGGTGCACCGCCGCCGCGAGGCCGGCTTCGACTTCCCCGACGCCGATAATGCCACCGACTCGCGCCGCCGCCACGACTCCCACGCCGATACCATTGTGGGCAAGGTGGCGCTGGCCACCGACAAGTTTGCCTTCGTGATTTCCGAGGAAAGTGAGAGCGACGTGCGCGTGTTCACGGACCGCCTGCGCTTTGCCATGCAGGGCGACACGGTGCGCCTGCGCCTGCGCGGCTCCCGCGACGGCCGCCCCGTCGGCGACGTGGTGGAAGTGCTCCAGCGCGTGCGCCCCGAGGTGGTGGGCCGCCTGCAGGTGCGCGGCGGCATCGGCTTCGTGAAGCCCGACAACCGCAAGATGTACTTCGACGTGTTCGTGCCCTTCGAGAACCTGAACGGCGCCGTGGATGGCGAGAAGGTGCTGGTGCGCGTCACGGAGTTTCCGGAGGATGCCAGCCGCTCGCCCATGGGCGAGGTGGTACGCAGCTTCGGCCAGGCCGGCGCCAATGAGGCTGAGATAAACGCCATCATGGCCGAGTTCGGTCTGCCGTTTGAATTTTCGGCCGAAGTGGAAGAAGAGTCGGAGTCCATTTCCGAAGCCATTCCGGCTTCCGAGATTGAGCGCCGCCGCGACTTCCGCCACATCACCACCTTCACCATCGACCCCGCCGACGCCAAGGACTTCGACGATGCCCTGAGCATCCAGAAGCTGGAAAACGGCCACTGGGAAATCGGGGTGCACATCGCCGACGTGACCCACTACGTGCGGCCCGGCACGGCGCTGGAAGAGGAGGCCAAGCACCGCGCCACCTCGGTGTACCTCGTGGACCGCGTGATTCCGATGCTGCCCGAGCGCCTCTCCAATGGCCTCTGCTCGCTGCGCCCCAACGAGGACAAGCTGACCTTTTCGGCCGTGTTTGAGCTCGATGAAAACGGCAAGCTCTACGAGTCGTGGTTCGGCAAAACCATCATTCACTCCGACCGCCGCTTCGCTTACGAAGATGCGCAGGAGCGCATCGAAGGGCTGGAGTCGGACTACACCGCCGAGGTGCAGCTCATGAACAGCATCGCCAAGAAGCTGTGCGCGCAACGCTTCAAGCAGGGCGCCATCAGCTTCGAGACGCAGGAAGTGAAGTTCCGGCTCGACGAGAACGGCAAGCCGCTGGGCGTGTTCGTGAAGGAGCGCAAGGACGCGCACAAGATGATTGAGGAGTTTATGCTGCTTGCCAACCGCAAGGTGGCCGAGTTCGTGTTCAAGCTCAAGGCCCGCAAGCCGCGCTTCACGATGGTGTACCGCGTGCACGAAGCCCCCGACCCGGACCGCCTGCAGACCTTCGCGCTGTTCGCCAAGAAATTCGGCCACAGCCTCGACCTGACGAATCCCAAGAAGATCAGCACTGAGCTCAACGACCTGTCGATGGAGGTGATGGGCCGGCCCGAGCAGAACGTCCTGCAGACCCTGGCCGTGCGCACCATGAGCAAGGCCATCTATACCACCGAGCCGCTGGGCCACTTCGGCCTGGCCTTCGAGCACTACTCGCACTTCACCTCACCCATCCGTCGCTACCCCGACATGATGGCGCACCGCCTGCTGGAACACTACCTAGAGGGCGGCAAGAACGTGGACGTGGAGCCCGTGGAAGAAGAGTGCAAGCACTCCTCGGAGCGTGAGAAAGTGGCGGCCTCCGCCGAGCGCGCCAGCATTAAGTACAAGCAGGTGGAGTTCATGTCCGAAGTGATTGGTGAGACGTTCACCGGCGTGGTGTCGGGCCTCACGGAGCGCGGCATGTACGTGGAAATCGAGGAGAACAAGTGCGAAGGCATGGTGCGCCTGAGCGAGATTCCCGGCGACCATTTCGAGCTGGACCGCGACAACTACCGCATCGTGGGCCAGCGCAGCAAGCGCATCATTCAGTTCGGCGACGAGCTGCAGGTTATCGTGAAATCGGCTAACCTGCTCGACCGCACCATCGACTTCGAGCTGGTGGACAACCGCCCCGACGCCGTGAAGCAGCGCGAGCTGCAGGAGCGTCGCGAGAACAGCAAGCCCCGCGGTTACCGCCCCGAGCGCAGCAGCGGCGGCGGAGGTCGGCCCGGCGGCGACAAAGGCAAGCGCCGCCGGTAG
- the recF gene encoding DNA replication/repair protein RecF (All proteins in this family for which functions are known are DNA-binding proteins that assist the filamentation of RecA onto DNA for the initiation of recombination or recombinational repair.) has product MILESLQLLFFKNYDEANLRLSPRINCFIGDNGSGKTNLLDAIHYLSLTKSAFTSVDAQSIKQGEEFFVVKGRFQPTDAATPATESETIQVSLRAGQKKAVSRNKQPYDRIADHIGRYPAVLISPYDTDLIRQGSEERRKYFDSLISQLDHAYLELLISYNHILRQRNSLLKLAAERQGGYDRDYLLVLDEQLVPLGLQLVAARQQFLLDFEPLFQRHYQLLADGREQVLLTYKSELPETDFAKLLRIQERKDLALQRTTAGPHKDDFVFLMDGLPVKSYGSQGQQKSYVIALKLAQFEILAARNQQKPLLLLDDIFDRLDEKRIVRLLQLVADHTFGQIFLTDTHLDRTDLALASITEQINRFRVEGGTVRAV; this is encoded by the coding sequence ATGATACTGGAAAGCCTGCAGCTTCTGTTCTTTAAAAACTACGACGAAGCGAATTTACGCCTGTCGCCCCGCATCAATTGCTTCATCGGCGACAATGGCAGCGGCAAGACTAACCTGCTCGACGCCATTCATTACCTCTCCCTGACAAAGAGCGCCTTCACCTCGGTTGATGCCCAGAGCATCAAGCAAGGTGAAGAATTCTTTGTGGTGAAGGGCCGCTTCCAGCCCACCGATGCGGCGACCCCGGCAACTGAGTCGGAGACCATTCAGGTGAGCTTGCGGGCCGGGCAGAAAAAGGCGGTGTCGCGCAATAAGCAACCCTACGACCGAATAGCCGACCACATCGGCCGCTACCCGGCCGTGCTCATTTCGCCTTACGACACCGACCTGATCCGGCAGGGCAGCGAGGAGAGGCGCAAGTATTTCGACAGCCTCATCTCGCAGCTAGACCACGCCTACTTAGAGCTGCTCATTTCTTACAACCATATTCTGCGGCAGCGCAACTCGCTGCTCAAGCTGGCTGCCGAGCGCCAGGGTGGTTACGACCGGGACTACCTGCTGGTGCTGGACGAGCAGCTGGTGCCGCTGGGCCTGCAGCTGGTAGCCGCCCGCCAGCAGTTTCTGTTGGACTTCGAGCCGCTCTTCCAGCGCCACTACCAGCTGCTGGCCGACGGCCGCGAACAGGTGTTGCTCACCTATAAGAGTGAGCTGCCCGAAACCGACTTCGCCAAACTGCTCCGGATTCAGGAGCGCAAAGACCTGGCGCTGCAGCGCACCACTGCCGGCCCGCATAAAGACGACTTCGTGTTTCTGATGGACGGGCTGCCGGTGAAGAGCTACGGCTCGCAGGGCCAGCAGAAGTCCTACGTCATTGCGCTGAAGCTAGCGCAGTTTGAAATCCTGGCGGCGCGCAACCAGCAGAAACCTCTGCTCCTGCTCGACGACATTTTCGATCGGCTGGACGAGAAGCGCATTGTGCGGCTCCTACAGCTGGTCGCCGACCATACCTTCGGACAGATCTTTCTGACCGACACTCACCTCGACCGCACCGATCTGGCGCTGGCCAGTATCACCGAGCAGATCAATCGGTTTCGGGTGGAAGGCGGTACAGTGCGGGCGGTGTAA
- a CDS encoding rhomboid family intramembrane serine protease: protein MSFLNPILILIALTAGISMYAWSNRALLDGWILSPYLMQQRQQWYRFLTSGFLHADLTHLLFNMFAFYSFSPIVLRQYVVNFGVGAGIGFFLLLYLGGIILSSVPTFFRHRNNPGYHSLGASGGVSSVVFASVLLFPVAPGGGGIYIFPLPIPIQPFVFGLLYLAYSYYMSRRSADNINHDAHFYGALYGVLVTLALLPSSALNFGQQVQLYLSNIL, encoded by the coding sequence ATGTCCTTTCTCAACCCCATTCTGATCCTGATAGCCCTCACGGCCGGCATTTCGATGTACGCGTGGTCGAACCGCGCGCTGCTCGATGGCTGGATTCTGAGCCCCTACCTGATGCAGCAGCGGCAGCAGTGGTACCGGTTCCTCACCTCCGGTTTCCTGCACGCCGACCTGACCCACCTGCTGTTTAATATGTTTGCCTTCTATTCGTTCAGCCCCATCGTGCTGCGCCAATATGTGGTAAACTTTGGAGTGGGAGCGGGCATTGGGTTCTTTCTGCTGCTGTACCTGGGCGGCATCATTCTGTCGTCGGTGCCCACGTTTTTCCGCCACCGCAACAACCCAGGTTACCACAGCTTGGGGGCTTCGGGCGGGGTATCGTCGGTGGTGTTTGCCAGCGTGCTGCTGTTTCCGGTGGCACCGGGCGGCGGCGGCATCTACATCTTCCCGCTCCCGATTCCCATCCAGCCATTCGTGTTCGGACTTCTCTACCTGGCGTATTCCTACTACATGAGCCGCCGCAGCGCCGACAACATCAACCACGACGCTCACTTTTATGGCGCTTTGTATGGTGTGCTGGTCACGCTGGCTCTGCTACCGTCATCTGCCCTCAATTTTGGGCAGCAGGTGCAACTGTATTTAAGTAATATATTGTAA
- a CDS encoding acyl-CoA thioesterase: MIPSYANFGGKIHGGILLSLMDKVAYAAASKHAGTYCVTVSVDGVNFLQPVAVGELVSLLASVNYVGRTSLLVGIKVIAEDVRTGTVKHTNTSYFTMVAKDDEGRPTPVPGLLLETPDDTRRFVEAIKRREFNAQYLRQFNDARTGMHADSLLHMLENERCQISY; the protein is encoded by the coding sequence ATGATTCCCTCGTACGCCAATTTCGGCGGCAAGATCCATGGCGGCATCCTGCTTTCGCTCATGGATAAGGTCGCCTACGCGGCGGCTTCCAAACACGCGGGCACTTACTGCGTCACGGTCAGTGTCGATGGGGTGAACTTCCTGCAACCGGTGGCCGTGGGAGAACTGGTGTCGTTGCTGGCCTCGGTAAACTACGTGGGTCGCACCTCGCTGCTGGTCGGCATCAAGGTCATTGCCGAAGACGTAAGAACCGGCACCGTGAAGCACACCAACACCTCTTACTTCACGATGGTGGCCAAGGACGACGAAGGCCGTCCGACTCCGGTACCGGGCCTGTTGCTCGAAACGCCGGACGACACCCGACGGTTCGTGGAAGCCATCAAGCGGCGGGAGTTCAACGCCCAATACCTCCGCCAATTCAACGATGCCCGAACCGGCATGCACGCCGACAGCCTCCTCCATATGCTGGAGAATGAGCGGTGCCAAATCAGCTATTAG
- a CDS encoding DUF721 domain-containing protein — protein MKKPSNSENSRRADIVSLKDSIQALLKAYRLQGKLNEVTVVGSWEKVMGKAVALKTQEVYVSNGKLFVRLSSAPLKHELVMAKTRVMQLINDEVGEAVIKEVVFL, from the coding sequence GTGAAGAAACCTAGCAACTCCGAAAACTCACGTCGTGCCGATATTGTGTCTTTGAAAGACAGCATCCAGGCCTTGCTGAAGGCTTACCGCCTGCAGGGCAAGCTCAACGAAGTAACGGTAGTTGGCAGTTGGGAGAAGGTGATGGGAAAGGCCGTGGCCCTAAAGACGCAGGAAGTGTACGTAAGCAACGGCAAGCTCTTCGTGCGGCTTTCCTCGGCCCCGCTCAAGCATGAGCTGGTGATGGCCAAGACCCGCGTGATGCAGCTCATCAATGACGAGGTAGGCGAAGCCGTTATCAAAGAAGTTGTGTTCCTATAA
- the pdhA gene encoding pyruvate dehydrogenase (acetyl-transferring) E1 component subunit alpha translates to MRWYEQMQLMRKFEEKAGQLYGQQKIKGFCHLYIGQEACAAGAVSALTKSDKWITAYRDHAHPLALGTSPDAIMAELYAKATGCSKGKGGSMHIFDKEVNFIGGHGIVGAQVPMGAGIAFAEKYNKTGNVCICYMGDGAVRQGALHEAFNMAMLWKLPVIFVVENNGYAMGTSVQRTSNVTELYHIGRGYDMPSEPVNGMSVEDVHDAVARAAERARAGEGPTFLEFKTYRYKGHSMSDPAKYRTKDELEDYRSRDVIESVRHTILTNNMATEDDLTAIDEKIKAQVLKSVEFAETSPYPTADELYKDVYVQQDYPYIRD, encoded by the coding sequence ATGCGCTGGTACGAGCAAATGCAGCTCATGCGCAAGTTTGAGGAGAAAGCCGGCCAGCTATACGGGCAGCAGAAGATTAAAGGCTTCTGCCACCTCTACATCGGGCAGGAAGCCTGCGCCGCCGGTGCCGTTTCAGCCCTGACCAAATCCGATAAGTGGATTACCGCTTACCGCGACCATGCCCACCCGTTGGCCCTGGGCACCTCGCCCGACGCCATCATGGCGGAACTGTACGCCAAGGCCACCGGCTGCTCCAAAGGCAAAGGCGGCTCGATGCACATCTTCGACAAGGAGGTGAATTTCATCGGCGGCCACGGCATCGTGGGCGCGCAGGTGCCGATGGGTGCCGGCATTGCCTTCGCCGAGAAATACAACAAGACCGGCAACGTGTGCATCTGCTACATGGGCGACGGTGCCGTGCGCCAGGGCGCCCTGCATGAAGCCTTCAACATGGCCATGCTCTGGAAACTGCCCGTCATCTTCGTGGTGGAAAACAACGGCTACGCTATGGGCACCTCGGTGCAGCGCACTTCCAACGTGACGGAGCTCTACCACATCGGCCGCGGCTACGATATGCCGTCGGAGCCGGTGAACGGCATGAGCGTGGAAGACGTGCACGACGCCGTGGCCCGCGCCGCTGAGCGCGCCCGCGCCGGCGAAGGCCCCACGTTCCTGGAGTTCAAAACCTACCGCTACAAAGGCCACTCGATGAGTGACCCGGCCAAGTACCGCACCAAAGACGAGCTGGAAGATTACCGCTCGCGGGACGTCATCGAATCGGTGCGCCACACCATCCTCACCAACAATATGGCTACCGAGGACGACCTCACGGCCATTGATGAGAAGATCAAGGCGCAGGTGCTAAAGTCGGTGGAATTTGCCGAAACGTCTCCCTATCCTACTGCCGACGAGCTCTACAAAGACGTGTACGTGCAGCAGGATTATCCTTACATCCGCGACTAG
- a CDS encoding DUF2939 domain-containing protein — translation MKRLILLVVLAALAVGGYLYYQSLKASPKYALMQAANAVRTHDMADFERYVDVSSVTGNLVDQVTSQGSALGLLNPGGMMFKGALRLLKPQLAQSARQELQRYIETGSVEAAAAAAPDRLVNVSVLGLAGKVVSSDSQFKDIKYVTEQGEQALVGLEFTQPKYDTTLVVELKMRNQGDHWQVKEITNTGELLKHVARLEKQRLLKGL, via the coding sequence ATGAAACGATTGATTCTTCTGGTCGTGTTGGCGGCGTTGGCCGTCGGCGGGTATCTCTATTATCAAAGCCTAAAGGCAAGCCCCAAATACGCGCTGATGCAGGCCGCCAATGCCGTGCGCACTCATGACATGGCCGACTTTGAGCGGTACGTAGACGTGAGCAGCGTGACGGGCAACCTCGTGGATCAGGTCACCAGCCAGGGCTCGGCGCTGGGGCTGCTGAACCCGGGCGGCATGATGTTTAAGGGCGCCCTACGGCTGCTGAAACCTCAGCTGGCCCAATCGGCGCGCCAGGAGCTGCAGCGCTACATCGAAACCGGTTCGGTGGAAGCGGCCGCCGCCGCCGCGCCCGACCGGCTGGTAAACGTGTCGGTGCTGGGGCTGGCAGGCAAAGTAGTAAGCTCCGACAGCCAGTTCAAGGACATTAAGTACGTGACCGAGCAGGGCGAGCAGGCGCTGGTAGGCCTGGAGTTCACGCAGCCCAAGTACGACACCACGCTGGTGGTGGAGCTGAAGATGCGTAACCAGGGCGACCATTGGCAGGTAAAGGAAATCACCAACACGGGAGAGCTGCTGAAGCACGTAGCCCGGCTGGAGAAGCAACGGCTCCTGAAAGGCTTGTAG
- a CDS encoding tetratricopeptide repeat protein, with translation MSKIPYTGKTPGARQPQQPVSADPLGQETYATEHPMLEDPDALAVRLADSENFLRRNKNVLLGLLTVVVLAIVGAFAFYTWRASQDTKAQAVMFQAVNYWEADSLQKAMKGDGQNPGLETVANEYGGTKAGNLANFYAGVAALKQGQYKAAADYLEDFSSDDLLVQARAYSLLGDANLELNKPQEAADFYSKAANHNANEQFTPVYLLKEATARELAKDTEGALKAYDRIITEYPAAFEVNEARQYKARVEAMSGK, from the coding sequence ATGTCGAAGATTCCTTACACGGGTAAAACACCCGGCGCCCGTCAGCCTCAGCAGCCCGTATCGGCCGATCCGCTAGGACAAGAAACCTATGCCACGGAGCACCCGATGCTGGAAGACCCGGACGCGCTGGCCGTGCGCCTGGCCGACTCGGAGAATTTCCTGCGCCGCAACAAGAACGTGCTGCTAGGCTTGCTGACGGTAGTGGTGCTGGCCATTGTGGGGGCGTTTGCCTTCTACACCTGGCGGGCTTCGCAGGACACCAAGGCGCAGGCCGTGATGTTCCAGGCCGTGAACTACTGGGAAGCCGACTCGCTGCAGAAGGCCATGAAAGGCGACGGCCAGAACCCGGGCCTGGAGACGGTAGCCAACGAGTACGGCGGCACTAAGGCCGGCAACCTCGCCAACTTCTACGCCGGTGTGGCCGCCCTCAAGCAGGGCCAGTACAAAGCCGCTGCCGACTACCTCGAAGACTTCTCTTCCGACGACCTGCTGGTGCAGGCCCGCGCCTACTCGCTGCTCGGCGACGCCAACCTGGAGCTGAACAAGCCCCAGGAAGCCGCCGACTTCTACAGCAAAGCCGCCAACCACAACGCCAACGAGCAGTTCACGCCGGTATACCTGCTGAAGGAAGCCACCGCCCGCGAGCTGGCCAAAGACACGGAAGGCGCCCTAAAAGCCTACGACCGCATCATCACGGAGTATCCGGCTGCGTTTGAGGTGAACGAGGCCCGCCAGTATAAGGCGCGCGTGGAAGCCATGAGCGGTAAGTAG
- a CDS encoding polyprenyl synthetase family protein → MDLTALSNKLTAALAELHYGDQPTALYEPIRYIMALGGKRIRPLLTLLGAQLYTDALDVALKPALAVEVFHNFTLLHDDIMDQAPLRRGQPTVHEKWNPNVAILSGDVMLVRAYELLFDMPPALLAPMLRRFSQTAAEVCEGQQWDMNFETETQVSIDQYVDMIRLKTAVLLGFALELGARLGGASEEDAEHLRLFGEGIGIAFQLRDDLLDVYGDAATFGKRVGGDILSDKKTFLLLTAQTQANDAQRAQLARHIGQPISNADAKVQAVRALYDELAIRPQTEARINHYFEDALQHLDRVSVPAARKEPLRHLALQLLERES, encoded by the coding sequence GTGGACCTGACTGCCCTTTCCAACAAACTCACGGCCGCCCTCGCCGAGCTGCACTACGGCGACCAGCCCACGGCCCTCTACGAGCCCATCCGCTACATCATGGCCCTTGGTGGCAAGCGCATCCGGCCGCTGCTCACGCTGCTGGGCGCCCAGCTCTACACCGATGCCCTGGACGTGGCCCTGAAGCCCGCCCTGGCCGTGGAGGTGTTCCACAACTTCACCCTGCTCCACGACGACATCATGGACCAGGCCCCGCTGCGCCGCGGCCAGCCCACGGTGCACGAAAAGTGGAACCCCAACGTGGCCATCCTGAGCGGCGACGTGATGCTGGTGCGGGCCTACGAGCTGCTGTTTGACATGCCGCCCGCCCTGCTGGCGCCCATGCTGCGCCGCTTCTCCCAGACGGCCGCCGAGGTGTGCGAAGGCCAGCAGTGGGACATGAACTTCGAGACGGAAACCCAAGTCAGCATCGACCAGTACGTTGACATGATCCGGCTGAAAACGGCCGTTCTGCTGGGCTTCGCGCTGGAGCTGGGCGCCCGGCTCGGTGGCGCTTCCGAGGAGGATGCTGAGCACCTGCGCCTGTTCGGCGAAGGCATCGGCATAGCCTTCCAGCTCCGCGACGACCTGCTCGACGTGTACGGCGACGCCGCCACCTTTGGTAAGCGTGTGGGCGGTGACATCCTTAGCGACAAGAAAACCTTCCTGCTGCTCACGGCCCAAACCCAGGCCAACGACGCGCAGCGCGCCCAGCTGGCCCGCCACATCGGCCAGCCCATCTCGAATGCCGACGCCAAGGTGCAGGCCGTGCGTGCCCTCTACGACGAGCTGGCTATCCGCCCCCAGACCGAGGCCCGCATCAACCACTACTTCGAGGATGCCTTGCAGCATCTGGACCGCGTGAGCGTGCCAGCAGCCCGCAAGGAGCCCCTGCGCCATCTGGCCCTGCAGCTGTTGGAGCGCGAAAGCTAG
- a CDS encoding glycerophosphodiester phosphodiesterase family protein has protein sequence MPTSHASLAHPEVHGHRGCRGLFPENTLPAFLHAVRLGVTVLELDVVLSADGQVVVSHEPWMSAAICLDHAGQPIPAATQQQHNLYRMPYAQIRRYDCGRRQHPAFPAQQNLPAHKPLLREVVAATDQLARELGQAPPRFSLEVKSEPAGDNLFHPAPPAYVAVVLAELCRLDLERRTTLLCFDVRILQEARRQLPGLPLCLLVEDEVPLTEHLLQLGFVPEVYGPCHDLVTPQLVTEAAQDGLLLVPWTVNDPADMRRLTALGVAGITTDYPDRLLQLYTQA, from the coding sequence ATGCCTACTTCCCACGCTTCTTTAGCCCACCCCGAGGTACACGGCCACCGGGGCTGCCGCGGCCTTTTTCCCGAGAATACGCTGCCCGCTTTCCTGCACGCCGTGCGACTGGGCGTGACCGTGCTGGAACTGGATGTGGTGCTGTCGGCCGATGGGCAGGTGGTGGTGTCGCACGAGCCCTGGATGAGCGCCGCCATCTGCCTCGACCACGCCGGCCAGCCTATCCCGGCGGCCACCCAGCAGCAGCACAATCTCTATCGAATGCCCTACGCCCAGATCCGCCGCTACGATTGTGGGCGGCGGCAGCACCCGGCTTTTCCGGCTCAGCAAAACCTGCCGGCGCACAAGCCGCTGCTCCGCGAAGTAGTGGCCGCCACCGATCAGCTGGCCCGGGAGCTGGGCCAGGCACCGCCCCGTTTCAGCCTGGAAGTGAAGAGCGAGCCGGCCGGCGACAACCTGTTCCATCCGGCCCCGCCGGCCTACGTAGCGGTGGTCCTGGCCGAGCTGTGCCGCCTGGATCTGGAGCGCCGCACCACGCTCCTGTGCTTCGACGTACGCATCCTGCAGGAGGCCCGGCGCCAACTGCCGGGCCTGCCGCTGTGCCTGCTCGTGGAAGACGAAGTACCCCTCACCGAACACCTGCTGCAGCTCGGTTTTGTCCCGGAAGTATATGGCCCGTGCCACGACTTGGTGACGCCGCAACTGGTAACCGAAGCCGCCCAGGACGGCCTGCTACTGGTGCCCTGGACAGTGAATGATCCGGCCGATATGAGGCGCCTGACAGCCCTCGGTGTAGCCGGTATCACCACCGATTATCCCGACCGATTACTGCAGCTGTATACCCAGGCATAG